The Streptomyces sp. HUAS CB01 genome has a segment encoding these proteins:
- a CDS encoding SDR family oxidoreductase codes for MLLQGKTVIVSGVGAGLGHRVAETVVRDGGNAVLGARTEANLVKTAGEIDPAGTRTAHRPTDITDESQCEALATLAVERFGRIDAVVHVAAWDSHFGGIEDADFSAWQQILDVNLLGTLRMTRACLPALKERGGSVVVIGTQSAVAAPSQVRQAAYAASKGALTSAMYSLAKELGPHRIRVNTVLPGWMWGPPVQAYVRFTADTEGVTESEVLSRLTERMALPELATDGDVAEAVTFLASDRARSITGQSLLVNAGELMR; via the coding sequence ATGCTGCTGCAGGGAAAGACCGTCATCGTGTCCGGCGTCGGCGCCGGGCTCGGGCACCGCGTCGCCGAGACCGTCGTGCGCGACGGCGGCAACGCCGTCCTCGGCGCCCGCACCGAGGCCAACCTCGTGAAGACCGCCGGCGAGATCGACCCCGCCGGCACCCGCACCGCGCACCGCCCCACCGACATCACCGACGAGTCCCAGTGCGAGGCGCTCGCCACCCTCGCGGTCGAGCGCTTCGGCCGCATCGACGCCGTCGTCCACGTGGCCGCCTGGGACAGCCACTTCGGCGGCATCGAGGACGCCGACTTCTCCGCCTGGCAACAGATCCTGGACGTCAACCTGCTGGGCACCCTGCGGATGACGCGCGCCTGCCTGCCCGCCCTGAAGGAGCGCGGCGGATCGGTCGTCGTCATCGGCACCCAGTCCGCGGTGGCCGCCCCCTCCCAGGTCCGGCAGGCGGCGTACGCGGCGTCGAAGGGCGCGCTCACCTCCGCCATGTACTCCCTGGCCAAGGAGCTCGGCCCGCACCGGATCCGGGTCAACACCGTGCTCCCCGGCTGGATGTGGGGCCCGCCGGTCCAGGCGTACGTCCGGTTCACCGCCGACACCGAGGGCGTCACGGAGTCCGAGGTGCTCTCCCGGCTGACGGAACGGATGGCCCTTCCGGAGCTCGCGACGGACGGGGACGTCGCGGAGGCCGTCACCTTCCTCGCCTCGGACCGGGCCCGCTCGATCACGGGCCAGTCCCTCCTGGTCAACGCCGGTGAACTGATGCGGTAG
- a CDS encoding adhesin produces MSCPDCGYVVGDQRRAGPSWVARETMAGRISLLSRFRKALLAAGTVVVLGCFVAAAALLTGSDGDGGGGGDAQAAETDLPGRAIPTRVGPTELPGGGQFEQWAGPGCATGAYREVGRFENGDAAWYTVRNGGRSNSDCDGSFTAVPMSGSAAKDTRGTAIWSWELDDDYKSCALEVFVPKTNRASESAGDPTFYRVLADPDDVRSGYTGFGVRQTVHRGELVSVRSYPVKGDKVFAVQLLDRGRDWGSAARIGAHHAAAQMKLTCGAA; encoded by the coding sequence ATGAGTTGTCCCGACTGCGGTTACGTGGTCGGGGACCAGCGGCGTGCCGGGCCGTCCTGGGTCGCCCGCGAGACGATGGCCGGCCGTATCTCCCTGCTCTCCCGCTTCCGCAAGGCGCTGCTGGCGGCCGGGACCGTGGTCGTGCTGGGTTGCTTCGTCGCCGCCGCGGCACTCCTCACCGGCTCCGACGGCGACGGCGGCGGCGGCGGAGACGCGCAGGCCGCCGAGACCGACCTCCCGGGGCGCGCGATACCGACCCGGGTGGGGCCCACGGAGCTGCCCGGTGGCGGGCAGTTCGAGCAGTGGGCGGGCCCGGGGTGCGCGACGGGCGCCTACCGCGAGGTGGGCCGGTTCGAGAACGGCGACGCCGCCTGGTACACGGTGCGCAACGGTGGCCGCAGCAACTCCGACTGCGACGGCAGTTTCACGGCCGTCCCCATGTCGGGCAGCGCGGCCAAGGACACCCGTGGCACGGCGATCTGGAGCTGGGAGCTGGACGACGACTACAAGAGCTGTGCGCTCGAGGTGTTCGTCCCCAAAACGAACCGCGCGTCCGAATCCGCCGGTGATCCCACGTTCTACCGCGTCCTCGCCGACCCGGACGACGTGCGGTCCGGCTACACGGGCTTCGGCGTCCGCCAGACCGTCCACCGGGGCGAGCTCGTGTCCGTCAGGAGCTACCCGGTCAAGGGCGACAAGGTCTTCGCGGTGCAACTCCTCGACCGCGGCCGGGACTGGGGCAGCGCCGCACGCATCGGAGCGCACCACGCGGCGGCCCAGATGAAGCTGACCTGCGGCGCGGCGTAG
- a CDS encoding MFS transporter, with product MEAPGVPAAREVAASAEVAVPHGALEPPRAPASAPRTARSGGARFGSSWSGGVRLTEALSRRSVLVATALAAFLHLGWFFFFANSGGDIAAQDAWAEFVGRHPDSAYNLAWYGGMHPVSYSVVSPYLMSLLGVRTTMMVVGTLSAALTALILTRVRAVRNPLACSLAGVFAFLCNALSGRVTFGLGMVFALGAVAAVFCWPYRWRRKRWAKAAFAAPLAGLATASSPVAGLFLGVVAAALFLNKRRPGACALGIAPVVVVAVSAWLFPFSGTQPMSLGSTSLPFLFGVLVLVLVPREWRTVRTAAGVYSAGTLLTFLVDSQIGSNVSRLAMLFAGVVLLAALPYAVPRSRRWYAVVVAFAGLNVWIGFKSVDDIVRTAPAASWTRELAPLVNELQEVGAEKGRVEVVPASSHREASALAPYVNLARGWNRQADMERNPLFYDDTLNSANYREWLDRWAVHYVVLPKGKPDSGARQEAELVERGQPYLKPVWSDANWRLFAVREPTPLADPPATVDRAGAGELRIHVREAGRVLIRVPYSPWLGLVDEQGGSVEQPQETAASKLREDDEPKVFVNVAGCLMKAEEDTAGDEWTELLAPRPGVYRLAAPYQLPRGTPCPEELSGSR from the coding sequence ATGGAGGCCCCCGGGGTCCCGGCGGCTCGCGAGGTCGCCGCGTCCGCCGAGGTCGCCGTGCCCCACGGGGCTCTGGAGCCGCCGCGGGCGCCGGCCTCGGCCCCGCGCACCGCGCGGTCCGGCGGCGCGCGCTTCGGCAGCTCGTGGTCCGGCGGCGTGCGCCTCACCGAGGCGCTGTCGCGCCGTTCCGTGCTCGTGGCGACCGCGCTGGCGGCCTTCCTCCACCTCGGGTGGTTCTTCTTCTTCGCCAACAGCGGCGGTGACATCGCCGCCCAGGACGCCTGGGCGGAGTTCGTCGGCCGGCACCCCGACTCGGCCTACAACCTCGCCTGGTACGGCGGGATGCACCCGGTCTCGTACAGCGTGGTGTCCCCGTACCTGATGTCGCTCCTCGGCGTGCGTACCACGATGATGGTCGTCGGGACCCTGTCCGCCGCGCTGACCGCGCTGATCCTGACGCGCGTACGGGCGGTCCGCAACCCGCTGGCCTGCTCACTGGCCGGGGTGTTCGCCTTCCTCTGCAACGCGCTGTCGGGGCGGGTCACGTTCGGGCTGGGGATGGTGTTCGCCCTCGGGGCGGTCGCCGCGGTGTTCTGCTGGCCGTACCGCTGGCGGAGGAAACGGTGGGCGAAGGCCGCGTTCGCCGCTCCGCTCGCGGGTCTCGCGACCGCGTCCAGTCCCGTCGCCGGACTGTTCCTCGGAGTGGTCGCGGCGGCCCTGTTCCTGAACAAGCGCCGTCCGGGTGCCTGTGCGCTCGGGATCGCCCCGGTCGTGGTCGTGGCGGTGTCGGCGTGGCTGTTCCCGTTCTCCGGTACGCAGCCGATGTCGCTCGGGTCGACCTCGCTGCCGTTCCTCTTCGGAGTGCTCGTCCTCGTCCTCGTGCCACGGGAGTGGCGCACCGTGCGCACCGCGGCCGGGGTGTACTCCGCCGGGACGCTGCTGACCTTCCTGGTGGACTCGCAGATCGGCTCGAACGTCTCACGGCTCGCGATGCTGTTCGCGGGGGTCGTGCTGCTGGCGGCCCTGCCCTACGCCGTGCCGCGTTCGCGCAGGTGGTACGCGGTCGTCGTGGCGTTCGCCGGGCTCAACGTGTGGATCGGCTTCAAGAGCGTCGACGACATCGTGCGCACCGCGCCGGCCGCGTCCTGGACGCGGGAGCTCGCGCCGCTGGTGAACGAACTCCAGGAGGTCGGCGCCGAGAAGGGCCGGGTGGAGGTCGTCCCCGCCAGCAGCCACCGCGAGGCGTCCGCGCTCGCCCCGTACGTCAACCTCGCGCGTGGCTGGAACCGGCAGGCCGACATGGAGCGCAATCCGCTCTTCTACGACGACACGCTCAACTCCGCGAACTACCGGGAGTGGCTGGACCGCTGGGCCGTCCACTACGTGGTGCTGCCCAAGGGCAAGCCGGACTCGGGCGCCCGGCAGGAGGCGGAACTGGTCGAGCGCGGCCAGCCCTATCTCAAGCCGGTGTGGTCGGACGCGAACTGGCGGCTCTTCGCCGTCCGCGAGCCGACGCCGCTCGCGGACCCGCCGGCGACGGTGGACCGCGCGGGCGCCGGAGAGCTGCGGATCCATGTGCGCGAGGCGGGCCGGGTGCTGATCCGGGTGCCGTACTCGCCGTGGTTGGGGCTCGTGGACGAGCAGGGCGGGAGCGTGGAACAGCCGCAGGAGACGGCGGCCTCGAAGCTCCGGGAGGACGACGAGCCGAAGGTGTTCGTCAATGTCGCCGGCTGTCTGATGAAGGCGGAGGAGGACACGGCGGGGGACGAGTGGACGGAACTCCTCGCCCCGCGCCCGGGTGTCTACCGGCTGGCCGCCCCGTACCAGCTCCCGCGTGGTACGCCGTGCCCGGAGGAACTGAGCGGAAGCCGCTGA
- a CDS encoding GOLPH3/VPS74 family protein encodes MGRSRRTIPEELLLLALDPATGTTAQPQSLDLGLAGAQLVELALAGRIAPDGDRIAVVMPRPTGDPTLDSALELLRRRGSPVRAVHWIGGPRLGLRQTYLSHLERCGMVHAVAGQMCGVLPTTRYQATDTAISREIRARLDSAIRTGVPPDPRTAALAALAHAVGLGKHLYPGNEGRSSRSRLRDLIRHDPMGGLVAHAVMDVQNGAAAQPRRGTAAPGRQPAVQMPSRRGSMARAAAH; translated from the coding sequence ATGGGCAGGAGCCGCAGAACAATTCCGGAGGAGCTTCTGCTGCTCGCTCTGGACCCGGCCACGGGTACCACAGCGCAGCCGCAGTCGCTCGACCTCGGCCTGGCCGGAGCACAGCTAGTGGAGCTGGCCCTGGCAGGACGGATAGCCCCAGACGGGGATCGTATCGCCGTGGTGATGCCACGGCCGACAGGAGATCCGACACTGGACTCCGCACTGGAGCTGCTGCGCAGGCGCGGCAGTCCGGTCCGGGCGGTCCACTGGATCGGCGGGCCCCGACTGGGGTTGCGCCAGACCTACCTTTCACATCTGGAAAGGTGCGGCATGGTCCATGCCGTGGCGGGCCAGATGTGCGGGGTGCTGCCGACGACTCGCTACCAGGCGACGGACACGGCGATCAGCCGGGAGATCAGGGCCCGGCTGGACAGCGCGATCCGCACCGGCGTACCGCCGGACCCGCGGACGGCCGCGCTCGCCGCACTGGCGCACGCGGTCGGCCTGGGCAAGCACCTCTACCCGGGCAACGAGGGGCGGTCCTCCCGCTCCCGGCTCCGGGACCTGATCAGGCACGACCCCATGGGCGGACTCGTGGCGCACGCCGTGATGGACGTCCAGAACGGTGCGGCGGCACAGCCACGCCGCGGCACGGCGGCGCCCGGCCGGCAGCCGGCCGTCCAGATGCCGTCACGACGCGGCAGCATGGCCCGCGCCGCCGCTCACTAG
- a CDS encoding adhesin, with the protein MVCERCGGTHRGALPGMVLDSCTVEPVPAHRVPGEPPLERKLLAGAGVALSLCLLALGVTLLATAGGGGDGERADDARPVVDDIALGGMPQRIGPTFFPEDLPEPSTTSARPKPGPTAGKPEPSASASAPAPRPAPSTPRSGSPGGDAAWFSEWAGPGCPNGVRTRGRYADGRDGWYEVGSGGHRGNGCDGRFLAVPMSGVRDQDRGSTVTWNWHPGSGYSRCSIAVSVPWSDREEDVAGAPTRYHVLADDRDPGSVLAAFEIGQRAMRGGVVVVNDVPVREGELTVQLVDRGQDWGYDGRYGAHHAAAQIRADCRS; encoded by the coding sequence ATGGTTTGCGAGAGATGCGGAGGGACGCACCGGGGCGCGCTGCCGGGGATGGTGCTCGACTCGTGCACCGTGGAGCCCGTGCCGGCACACCGGGTGCCGGGTGAACCGCCCCTCGAGCGAAAGCTGCTGGCGGGGGCGGGAGTTGCCCTTTCGCTGTGTCTGCTGGCACTCGGGGTCACGCTCCTCGCAACCGCCGGCGGTGGTGGTGACGGCGAACGCGCCGACGACGCGCGGCCGGTCGTGGACGACATCGCGCTGGGTGGAATGCCGCAGAGGATCGGTCCGACGTTCTTCCCGGAGGACCTGCCCGAACCGAGCACGACGTCCGCGCGACCGAAGCCCGGTCCCACAGCGGGGAAGCCGGAGCCGTCCGCGTCCGCGTCCGCACCCGCGCCCCGGCCGGCGCCGTCCACGCCGCGGTCCGGAAGCCCGGGCGGGGACGCGGCCTGGTTCAGCGAGTGGGCCGGACCCGGTTGCCCGAACGGCGTCCGTACACGCGGACGTTACGCGGACGGCCGAGACGGCTGGTACGAGGTCGGCTCCGGCGGCCACCGGGGCAACGGGTGCGACGGCCGGTTCCTCGCCGTGCCGATGTCCGGCGTCCGGGACCAGGACCGCGGCAGCACCGTCACCTGGAACTGGCACCCGGGCAGTGGCTACTCGCGGTGCTCGATCGCGGTGAGCGTGCCGTGGAGCGACCGCGAGGAGGACGTCGCCGGCGCACCGACGCGGTACCACGTCCTCGCCGACGACCGGGACCCAGGATCCGTGCTGGCCGCCTTCGAGATCGGTCAGCGGGCGATGCGCGGCGGTGTCGTCGTCGTGAACGATGTTCCCGTGCGGGAAGGCGAGTTGACGGTGCAGCTCGTGGACCGCGGTCAGGACTGGGGGTACGACGGCCGGTACGGCGCCCATCACGCGGCCGCCCAGATCCGGGCCGACTGCAGGTCGTGA
- a CDS encoding DUF397 domain-containing protein translates to MHIRQAASLTEWTKSSYSAVNGDCVEVKAEEHSSVAVRDSKAIHRPHLDFTAETWSAFIMGISHAD, encoded by the coding sequence ATGCACATCCGGCAAGCTGCGTCACTGACGGAGTGGACCAAGTCCTCGTACTCCGCCGTCAACGGCGACTGCGTGGAGGTCAAGGCAGAGGAGCACAGCTCGGTGGCCGTTCGCGATTCGAAGGCGATCCACCGCCCTCACCTGGACTTCACCGCTGAGACGTGGTCGGCATTCATCATGGGGATCAGTCACGCCGACTGA
- a CDS encoding MerR family transcriptional regulator has translation MTEDGPVHDDSLLTIGAFAARARLSQKALRLYDRLGLLTPAYVDAVTGYRWYRTEQVDRARLVALLRQIDMPLARIADVVEMPGPQAAQALTAYWAEVEERRAVQGAVVAHLRDRLSGRRQTMYQIRTVDVAEQAVLTERRSLPADELPRWIPAALGRLERAAGECGGVAGPPYVVYHAEVGPDSDGPAEACVPVADVRAAQLWIEKHRTGAVLRVEPAGRLAYTRVTKAQVAYPQIGSAFDAVERWTAREGLTITGPCREVYFADWDAASATDEVCDVAFPVT, from the coding sequence GTGACGGAGGATGGGCCCGTGCACGACGACTCCCTGCTCACCATCGGAGCGTTCGCCGCGCGGGCACGGCTCTCGCAGAAGGCCCTGCGCCTCTACGACCGCCTCGGCCTGCTCACACCGGCGTACGTCGACGCGGTCACCGGCTACCGCTGGTACCGCACCGAACAGGTCGACCGCGCCCGGCTCGTCGCGCTCCTGCGGCAGATCGACATGCCGCTGGCGCGGATCGCCGACGTGGTCGAGATGCCGGGGCCGCAGGCCGCCCAGGCGCTGACGGCGTACTGGGCGGAGGTCGAGGAGCGCCGTGCCGTGCAGGGTGCCGTCGTGGCCCATCTCCGTGACCGGCTTTCGGGCAGGAGACAGACGATGTACCAGATCAGGACGGTGGACGTGGCCGAGCAGGCGGTGCTGACCGAGCGGCGCAGCCTGCCGGCGGACGAACTGCCCCGCTGGATCCCGGCGGCACTCGGCCGCCTGGAGCGGGCGGCCGGGGAGTGCGGGGGCGTCGCGGGCCCGCCGTACGTCGTCTACCACGCCGAGGTCGGCCCGGACAGCGACGGCCCGGCGGAGGCGTGCGTACCGGTCGCCGACGTCCGGGCGGCACAGCTCTGGATCGAGAAGCACCGGACCGGTGCGGTCCTCCGCGTCGAGCCGGCTGGCCGGCTCGCGTACACCCGGGTCACCAAGGCGCAGGTGGCCTACCCGCAGATCGGGTCGGCCTTCGACGCCGTCGAACGCTGGACGGCCCGGGAAGGCCTGACGATCACGGGCCCGTGCCGCGAGGTGTACTTCGCGGACTGGGACGCGGCCTCGGCGACGGACGAGGTCTGCGACGTGGCGTTCCCGGTGACCTGA
- a CDS encoding tetratricopeptide repeat protein, with the protein MRLLSCFSADPLPLALLHPRKLATTALGTAAPPLTAQRVEGALRGLLDHSLVTLVDVERGGTGSRCVKAHGVLLDSIAAAVPDGQRPLLMASAVRLLDEEVPEDLRAARALGGVAWTVPHAVSLLRRVSDADLAPEAVGLAVRLASLTFDLGDFHASLSVARSADEVGRRLLGADHPVTLRAGHRLARALFRLGRFEESESLDRKVLESRRRVLGEEHEETLTSLQDSHQSLGQLGRLEDCVAALRAAEAIRTRIQGADHPDTLHVRALLIEYVAHPDTEEEFDTIGPRVVALCEERLGEDSFTTVTARHNYAYGLYVLGRWAQAEEAARAALADRERIHGPEHYLTLSAAVLLSWVLDKCGQREEAITLARRVVAGQESALGADHPYVLANRAGLAALLAASGGAAEALALAARNLPLCERVLGPDASVTGTSRALVDELGGGRAEGSPLGQDGGPVERA; encoded by the coding sequence ATGCGCCTGTTGTCGTGCTTCAGCGCCGACCCGCTGCCCTTGGCGTTGCTCCATCCCCGGAAACTGGCCACCACGGCTCTCGGCACCGCCGCTCCTCCTCTGACGGCGCAGCGGGTGGAAGGCGCCCTGCGAGGACTGCTGGATCATTCCCTGGTCACCCTCGTGGACGTCGAGCGCGGTGGCACCGGGAGCCGGTGCGTCAAGGCGCACGGAGTGCTGCTGGACAGCATCGCCGCCGCGGTGCCGGACGGCCAGAGGCCGCTGCTCATGGCGTCGGCGGTTCGCCTGCTCGACGAGGAGGTGCCCGAAGACCTCCGTGCGGCCCGGGCCCTGGGCGGTGTGGCGTGGACGGTGCCTCATGCGGTGAGCCTGCTGCGCCGTGTGTCCGACGCGGATCTCGCGCCGGAAGCCGTCGGTCTGGCCGTGCGGTTGGCGTCCCTGACGTTCGACCTGGGCGACTTCCACGCCTCGTTGTCCGTGGCCCGTTCCGCCGACGAGGTCGGCCGACGGCTGCTGGGTGCGGACCATCCGGTGACCCTGAGGGCCGGTCACCGGCTGGCCCGTGCACTGTTCAGGCTCGGCCGCTTCGAGGAATCCGAGAGCCTGGACCGCAAGGTCCTCGAGAGCCGCCGACGGGTCCTGGGCGAGGAGCACGAGGAAACACTGACGAGCCTGCAGGACAGTCACCAGTCCCTCGGCCAGTTGGGCAGACTCGAGGACTGCGTGGCGGCCCTACGGGCGGCGGAGGCGATCCGAACGAGGATCCAGGGCGCCGACCACCCCGACACCCTCCATGTTCGCGCCCTCCTCATCGAGTACGTGGCCCATCCGGACACCGAGGAGGAGTTCGACACGATCGGGCCCCGGGTGGTCGCGCTGTGCGAGGAGCGGCTGGGGGAGGACTCCTTCACCACGGTGACCGCCCGCCACAACTACGCCTATGGGCTCTACGTCCTCGGGCGGTGGGCGCAAGCGGAGGAAGCGGCTCGTGCGGCGCTGGCGGACCGAGAGCGGATTCACGGTCCGGAGCACTACCTCACCCTCTCCGCGGCTGTCCTCCTGAGCTGGGTTCTGGACAAGTGCGGGCAACGCGAGGAAGCCATCACCTTGGCACGGCGGGTCGTCGCGGGTCAGGAAAGTGCGCTCGGTGCCGACCATCCGTACGTGCTGGCAAATCGCGCCGGCCTCGCCGCTCTGCTCGCTGCGAGCGGCGGCGCCGCCGAGGCGCTTGCCCTGGCGGCTCGGAACCTCCCTCTGTGCGAGCGGGTTCTCGGTCCGGATGCTTCCGTGACCGGAACATCCCGGGCACTCGTGGATGAACTGGGCGGCGGTCGGGCAGAAGGCAGCCCCCTCGGCCAGGACGGCGGGCCGGTCGAGAGGGCTTGA
- a CDS encoding ADP-ribosylglycohydrolase family protein yields the protein MTTGAAAVWGRAEQQDFRARVRGCLLGGAIGDALGAGVAALSLDEIRSAHGSDGVSDLVPAYGRRGAVTAATQLTLFTVDGLIRAQVRRDTGAWHPPTDVHRAHLRWAATQRDWGPDERRKDNGWLAREEWLYTRRDPTRACLTGLADEVLGTVDKPKNPTARDAGALVRSAPFGLLVGWEPQLVCQLAVECAAQTHGHPTAYLSAGAFAVIVHGLARGETVDGSVQRALSLLTPRPGHQPVSDALKQALGAVRQGIPSPTRIDALGDPENAEDALAVAVYCTLVSEDVRHGLRLAVNHDGPSHTTGTLCGALLGALHGETALPPAWLAELEGRSTILELADDFAMEMTQGPALHGPASSAPGWLQRYPRG from the coding sequence GTGACCACAGGAGCCGCAGCCGTCTGGGGACGTGCCGAGCAGCAGGACTTCCGCGCCCGGGTGCGCGGCTGTCTGCTGGGCGGGGCCATCGGCGACGCGCTGGGCGCCGGAGTCGCCGCGCTGTCGCTGGACGAGATACGTTCCGCCCACGGCTCGGACGGGGTCTCCGACCTCGTCCCCGCCTACGGCCGCCGCGGCGCGGTCACCGCCGCCACCCAGCTGACCCTCTTCACGGTCGACGGCCTCATACGCGCCCAGGTCCGCCGCGACACCGGCGCCTGGCACCCGCCGACCGACGTCCACCGGGCCCATCTGCGCTGGGCGGCCACCCAGCGGGACTGGGGGCCCGACGAGCGCCGCAAGGACAACGGCTGGCTCGCCCGCGAGGAATGGCTCTACACCCGGCGCGACCCGACGCGCGCGTGCCTGACCGGCCTGGCCGACGAGGTCCTCGGCACCGTCGACAAGCCCAAGAACCCCACCGCCCGCGACGCCGGCGCGCTCGTCCGCTCCGCGCCCTTCGGACTGCTCGTGGGCTGGGAACCCCAGTTGGTCTGCCAGCTCGCCGTGGAGTGCGCCGCGCAGACCCACGGCCACCCCACGGCGTATCTCTCGGCCGGCGCCTTCGCGGTGATCGTCCACGGGCTGGCCCGCGGTGAGACCGTCGACGGCTCCGTCCAGCGGGCGCTGTCGCTCCTGACGCCCAGACCGGGCCACCAGCCCGTCAGCGATGCGCTCAAGCAGGCACTCGGCGCCGTACGCCAGGGCATCCCGAGCCCCACCCGTATCGACGCCCTCGGTGATCCGGAGAACGCCGAGGACGCCCTGGCCGTCGCCGTCTACTGCACCCTCGTCAGTGAGGACGTCCGTCACGGACTCCGCCTCGCCGTCAACCACGACGGCCCCTCCCACACCACCGGCACCCTCTGCGGCGCCCTCCTCGGCGCGCTGCACGGCGAGACGGCCCTCCCGCCCGCCTGGCTGGCGGAGCTCGAGGGCCGCTCGACCATCCTGGAACTCGCCGACGACTTCGCCATGGAGATGACGCAGGGGCCCGCGCTCCACGGCCCCGCCTCCTCGGCCCCCGGCTGGCTCCAGCGCTACCCGCGCGGCTGA
- a CDS encoding helix-turn-helix domain-containing protein: protein MASNVNPTVRRRRLGQELRRLRELKGMTAEEVADRLLVSQSKISRLENGRRSISQRDVRDLCGVYEVEDHRVVDSLMQMAKDSRQQGWWHAFGDIPYSVYIGLETDAASLRVYESLIVPGLLQTRDYAHAVIEGMWPEATQSEIDKRIQIRLKRQDRLTDPDNPLRFWAVIDEALLRRVVGNEQIMADQLEHLAQLSQQPHVTLQVLPYAVGAHPGMYGKFAILEFQDAMDASVVYLEGVTSDLYLEKPNDVQSYTVMYEHLRAKALSAEESLAFIRRVSESYGG from the coding sequence GTGGCGTCCAACGTCAACCCCACCGTCAGGCGCCGCCGTTTGGGCCAGGAGTTGCGCCGGCTCCGCGAACTCAAGGGCATGACCGCGGAGGAGGTGGCGGATCGCCTGCTCGTCTCCCAGTCGAAGATCAGCCGACTGGAGAACGGCCGGCGGTCGATCAGTCAGCGCGATGTGCGCGACCTCTGCGGAGTGTACGAGGTCGAGGACCACCGCGTGGTCGACTCCCTGATGCAGATGGCCAAGGACTCCCGCCAGCAGGGCTGGTGGCACGCCTTCGGCGACATCCCGTACAGCGTCTACATCGGCCTGGAGACGGACGCGGCCAGCCTCCGGGTCTACGAATCCCTGATCGTGCCCGGCTTGCTCCAGACCCGCGACTACGCCCACGCCGTCATCGAGGGAATGTGGCCCGAAGCCACCCAGAGCGAGATCGACAAGCGCATTCAGATCCGGCTGAAGCGACAGGACCGGCTCACGGATCCCGACAATCCGCTCCGGTTCTGGGCCGTCATCGACGAGGCACTGCTGCGCCGCGTGGTCGGCAACGAGCAGATCATGGCGGACCAGCTCGAGCACCTCGCCCAGCTCAGCCAGCAGCCGCATGTGACCCTGCAGGTCCTGCCCTATGCCGTAGGGGCCCATCCCGGTATGTACGGGAAATTCGCCATCCTGGAGTTCCAGGACGCCATGGACGCGAGCGTCGTCTATCTCGAGGGCGTGACCAGCGATCTGTACCTAGAGAAGCCCAACGACGTACAGAGCTACACCGTCATGTACGAGCATCTCCGGGCCAAGGCCCTCAGCGCGGAGGAGTCGTTGGCGTTCATCCGCCGGGTCTCCGAGAGTTACGGAGGCTGA